The following coding sequences lie in one Tachysurus fulvidraco isolate hzauxx_2018 chromosome 19, HZAU_PFXX_2.0, whole genome shotgun sequence genomic window:
- the LOC113645833 gene encoding coiled-coil domain-containing protein 136 isoform X3 encodes MQREGSYIHWTDDLCELKAELPGLGHGLTDKERESLDDNEEKEEKEVEVGNGEKGLKEEKEGKEEKDDDGERDEKREVEEEEELEELRSQVVQLMLELEEAREVSQRHEESYNELQGLLEDERLASTNQAESFTRQIQRLQAQLRSVQEELDSLEEEKASELWEAQEELRVAQEEVQELQQAAEEAAAERENDIALLQEELCRLRAELQRLHNTTQEYELELTTLRAEISMKSQRREQQEQTGTEGEVGQLKDKCHSLMDECQTLRNDNQHLAEKLQLLEQQRDREEQDKQKVDKEQAVKAEVYMSILQTEQMTHQVHSCLQKNLSEDKAVNPEQRSEELSEVFTLRDQLKQAEERASQVQRECEVLKGELLQLQGLYESSQKERTELEAELHRCRAELDRLAGRKAQNSCPPSESPVLSIPFIGMVVIMALIWCCWKELLS; translated from the exons atgatCTGTGTGAGCTGAAAGCCGAGCTCCCAGGTTTAGGCCATGGACTAACAGATAAAGAGCGTGAATCACTGGATGACAatgaagagaaggaggagaaggaggtggAAGTGGGGAATGGAGAGAAAGGCCTGAAGGAAGAAAAGGAAGGGAAGGAGGAAAAAGATGATGATGGagaaagagatgagaagagagaagtagaagaggaggaagaactAGAGGAGCTGAGATCGCAGGTGGTTCAGCTGATGTTGGAGCTGGAAGAAGCAAGGGAGGTGTCTCAGAGGCATGAGGAGAGCTACAACGAGCTGcagg GGCTTTTGGAGGATGAGCGCTTAGCCAGTACCAATCAGGCTGAGAGCTTCACAAGACAGATCCAAAGGCTTCAAG CCCAGCTGCGCTCTGTTCAGGAGGAGTTGGACAGTCTGGAGGAGGAAAAGGCCAGTGAGCTATGGGAAGCTCAGGAGGAGCTGCGAGTGGCACAGGAGGAGGTCCAGGAGCTGCAGCAGGCGGCTGAGGAGGCCGCAGCTGAGCGGGAGAATGACATCGCTCTCCTGCAGGAGGAGCTGTGCAGGCTGCGGGCAGAGCTGCAGAGACTTCACAACACTACGCAGGAGTATGAGTTAGAGCTGACTACACTGCGTGCCGAGATAAGCATGAAGAGTCAGCGCAGAGAACAGCAGGAGCAAACAGGCACAGAGG GAGAGGTAGGCCAGCTGAAGGATAAATGTCACTCCTTGATGGATGAGTGTCAGACTCTGAGAAACGACAACCAGCATCTTGCTGAGAAGCTGCAGCTGCTGGAACAGCAAAGAGACAG AGAAGAGCAGGACAAGCAGAAGGTGGACAAAGAGCAAGCAGTGAAGGCCGAAGTCTACATGAGCATATTACAGACGGAACAGATGACTCATCAAGTGCACTCCTGTCTCCAGAAGAACTTGAGTGAGGACAAAGCTGTAAATCCTGAGCAGAGGAGTGAGGAGCTTTCTGAGGTGTTCACTCTCCGAGACCAGCTAAAACAGGCTGAAGAAAGAGCATCCCAGGTCCAGAGAGAG tgtgaagTGTTAAAAGGAGAACTTCTCCAGCTGCAAGGACTTTACGAGAGCAGTCAGAAGGAAAGAACCGAGCTGGAGGCAGAGCTACACCGCTGTAGGGCGGAGCTTGATAGGCTGGCAGGAAGGAAGGCCCAG AACTCCTGTCCTCCATCTGAGTCCCCTGTTCTCTCCATACCCTTCATAGGAATGGTTGTAATA
- the LOC113645833 gene encoding coiled-coil domain-containing protein 136 isoform X1, with translation MDCGLRLPPVIEEVMDTADDLCELKAELPGLGHGLTDKERESLDDNEEKEEKEVEVGNGEKGLKEEKEGKEEKDDDGERDEKREVEEEEELEELRSQVVQLMLELEEAREVSQRHEESYNELQGLLEDERLASTNQAESFTRQIQRLQAQLRSVQEELDSLEEEKASELWEAQEELRVAQEEVQELQQAAEEAAAERENDIALLQEELCRLRAELQRLHNTTQEYELELTTLRAEISMKSQRREQQEQTGTEGEVGQLKDKCHSLMDECQTLRNDNQHLAEKLQLLEQQRDREEQDKQKVDKEQAVKAEVYMSILQTEQMTHQVHSCLQKNLSEDKAVNPEQRSEELSEVFTLRDQLKQAEERASQVQRECEVLKGELLQLQGLYESSQKERTELEAELHRCRAELDRLAGRKAQNSCPPSESPVLSIPFIGMVVIMALIWCCWKELLS, from the exons atgatCTGTGTGAGCTGAAAGCCGAGCTCCCAGGTTTAGGCCATGGACTAACAGATAAAGAGCGTGAATCACTGGATGACAatgaagagaaggaggagaaggaggtggAAGTGGGGAATGGAGAGAAAGGCCTGAAGGAAGAAAAGGAAGGGAAGGAGGAAAAAGATGATGATGGagaaagagatgagaagagagaagtagaagaggaggaagaactAGAGGAGCTGAGATCGCAGGTGGTTCAGCTGATGTTGGAGCTGGAAGAAGCAAGGGAGGTGTCTCAGAGGCATGAGGAGAGCTACAACGAGCTGcagg GGCTTTTGGAGGATGAGCGCTTAGCCAGTACCAATCAGGCTGAGAGCTTCACAAGACAGATCCAAAGGCTTCAAG CCCAGCTGCGCTCTGTTCAGGAGGAGTTGGACAGTCTGGAGGAGGAAAAGGCCAGTGAGCTATGGGAAGCTCAGGAGGAGCTGCGAGTGGCACAGGAGGAGGTCCAGGAGCTGCAGCAGGCGGCTGAGGAGGCCGCAGCTGAGCGGGAGAATGACATCGCTCTCCTGCAGGAGGAGCTGTGCAGGCTGCGGGCAGAGCTGCAGAGACTTCACAACACTACGCAGGAGTATGAGTTAGAGCTGACTACACTGCGTGCCGAGATAAGCATGAAGAGTCAGCGCAGAGAACAGCAGGAGCAAACAGGCACAGAGG GAGAGGTAGGCCAGCTGAAGGATAAATGTCACTCCTTGATGGATGAGTGTCAGACTCTGAGAAACGACAACCAGCATCTTGCTGAGAAGCTGCAGCTGCTGGAACAGCAAAGAGACAG AGAAGAGCAGGACAAGCAGAAGGTGGACAAAGAGCAAGCAGTGAAGGCCGAAGTCTACATGAGCATATTACAGACGGAACAGATGACTCATCAAGTGCACTCCTGTCTCCAGAAGAACTTGAGTGAGGACAAAGCTGTAAATCCTGAGCAGAGGAGTGAGGAGCTTTCTGAGGTGTTCACTCTCCGAGACCAGCTAAAACAGGCTGAAGAAAGAGCATCCCAGGTCCAGAGAGAG tgtgaagTGTTAAAAGGAGAACTTCTCCAGCTGCAAGGACTTTACGAGAGCAGTCAGAAGGAAAGAACCGAGCTGGAGGCAGAGCTACACCGCTGTAGGGCGGAGCTTGATAGGCTGGCAGGAAGGAAGGCCCAG AACTCCTGTCCTCCATCTGAGTCCCCTGTTCTCTCCATACCCTTCATAGGAATGGTTGTAATA